The following are encoded in a window of Candidatus Kapaibacterium sp. genomic DNA:
- a CDS encoding ATP-binding protein → MEINKLKKSELLELYHQVEKQLSWYKSFFDNATDAVFVVQPETWCVLDANDYAAQLLDSTKEDILGIILPQFRRIFKLLNKSSSPIVLSEMSLDVSAGKSIMLEVSARFMNHEHQELILAIARDVSEQHALTDKLVQADKLVLLGQLSAGVTHEIRNPLAAINLNLQILKRNTKSDTPEYEYISTALQGVERIARIVEVTLNFSKPALPDIQDSSINTIVASSMELVASVLKRKEIKIELKLADKMPKIPLDAKQIQQVLINLITNASDAVSQYGLIQIRTYIEHGSRKGDGEYAVISVTDNGAGIPPEDLPKIFNPFFTRKPDGTGLGLPITQRIMHQHSGVIDVESTLGKGSTIYVKLPIPRGK, encoded by the coding sequence TTGTTGTCCAACCCGAAACATGGTGCGTTTTAGATGCAAATGATTATGCTGCACAACTCTTGGATTCGACCAAAGAGGATATTCTTGGTATAATTCTACCCCAATTTAGACGCATTTTCAAATTACTCAACAAATCATCCTCTCCAATAGTGCTAAGTGAGATGTCACTTGACGTTTCAGCCGGAAAATCAATAATGCTCGAAGTTAGTGCCCGCTTCATGAATCACGAACATCAAGAACTAATTTTGGCAATAGCACGCGACGTTAGTGAACAGCACGCATTGACTGATAAACTTGTCCAAGCCGACAAACTTGTCCTTCTTGGACAACTTTCCGCAGGTGTGACTCACGAAATCAGAAATCCTTTGGCTGCAATCAATCTAAATCTGCAAATACTAAAACGCAATACCAAATCCGATACTCCCGAATACGAATACATAAGCACGGCATTACAAGGCGTTGAACGAATTGCGCGGATAGTAGAAGTTACGCTGAACTTTTCCAAACCTGCCTTGCCCGATATTCAGGATTCGAGCATAAACACTATTGTAGCATCCTCGATGGAACTTGTTGCTTCAGTGTTGAAACGCAAAGAAATCAAAATTGAATTGAAATTAGCAGACAAGATGCCCAAAATCCCGCTTGATGCCAAACAAATTCAACAAGTATTGATAAATCTAATCACGAATGCATCAGACGCAGTAAGCCAATACGGTTTGATACAGATTAGGACCTATATTGAACATGGCTCACGGAAGGGCGATGGTGAATATGCAGTAATTTCGGTAACCGATAATGGCGCAGGAATACCGCCGGAAGATTTGCCGAAAATTTTCAACCCCTTTTTTACTCGCAAACCTGACGGTACAGGGCTCGGTTTGCCCATTACACAACGGATAATGCACCAGCATAGCGGAGTAATTGATGTTGAAAGCACCTTGGGCAAAGGCTCAACTATCTATGTAAAACTGCCAATTCCGCGTGGAAAATAA
- a CDS encoding sigma-54 dependent transcriptional regulator — translation MSKQNYTIVVIEDDPLVNTTIRSILSSKYSRVETFTDPVRGLDELHLLSPDLVLLDIFLGHANGLDILEQLRKQGYNMPVIMMTAFSDIKMAVRAMRLGAEDFIVKPLDLEQLEVSIERSLKNFDLRRQVNLLSEQLKKEQPSEILGNSPEMKKALEMAKIISATDDTTVLILGETGTGKELLARYIHENSPRAKGPFVTINCGAIPRELAENELFGYERGAFTGATEKIKPGKFEQAQHGTIMLDEIAELSLELQVKLLRVLQERRFYRLGGAKEISVDVRVIASTNKDLETLVEEEKFREDLFYRLNVARLHLPPLRDRGEDIMRLSTAFVTEFNKKFNKSIKGFTPDAVNLIRTYYWKGNVRELRNVIERVVLLEQNEIISRESLSFIKINHTVTVSSNQAEIYLNDGEHFLKIAETGVTMGNVLKDLLIQTLKITGGNQIKAAKLLGISRAKLRYRIEQLGINISGKEIK, via the coding sequence TTGTCGAAACAAAATTACACAATCGTAGTTATAGAAGATGACCCTTTAGTCAATACAACGATAAGGAGCATTTTATCGTCCAAATACTCTCGTGTAGAAACTTTTACCGACCCCGTTCGCGGATTAGATGAGTTGCATCTTTTATCGCCGGATTTAGTCCTTTTAGATATATTCTTGGGTCATGCTAACGGACTGGATATTTTGGAGCAACTCCGTAAGCAGGGCTATAATATGCCGGTGATTATGATGACGGCTTTTTCGGACATTAAAATGGCAGTTCGTGCCATGAGGCTCGGAGCAGAAGATTTCATAGTCAAACCATTAGATTTGGAGCAATTAGAAGTTTCAATCGAACGTTCCTTGAAAAATTTTGATTTACGACGACAAGTCAATTTGCTTTCGGAACAGTTGAAAAAAGAGCAGCCAAGTGAAATTTTGGGCAATTCACCCGAGATGAAAAAGGCACTTGAAATGGCTAAAATTATTTCCGCTACAGACGATACAACAGTCTTGATTTTAGGCGAAACGGGCACAGGCAAGGAATTATTGGCGAGATACATTCACGAAAATTCCCCACGAGCAAAAGGTCCCTTTGTAACAATAAATTGTGGTGCTATCCCGAGAGAATTAGCTGAAAATGAACTCTTCGGTTACGAAAGAGGTGCTTTTACAGGCGCCACAGAAAAAATTAAACCCGGAAAATTTGAACAAGCCCAACATGGTACTATCATGTTGGACGAAATTGCAGAGCTAAGTTTGGAACTCCAAGTGAAGTTGCTCAGAGTTCTCCAAGAAAGGCGATTCTACAGACTTGGCGGAGCGAAAGAAATTTCCGTGGATGTACGGGTAATTGCATCTACAAATAAAGATTTGGAAACGCTTGTAGAAGAAGAAAAGTTTCGTGAAGATTTATTCTATAGGTTAAATGTTGCACGTTTGCACCTTCCTCCACTTCGTGACAGAGGTGAAGACATAATGAGGCTGTCAACTGCTTTTGTAACCGAATTCAACAAAAAATTCAACAAAAGCATCAAAGGTTTCACTCCCGATGCCGTCAATTTGATTCGTACATATTATTGGAAAGGTAACGTCCGAGAGCTTCGTAATGTAATCGAAAGAGTGGTATTGCTCGAACAAAACGAAATTATCTCGCGGGAATCATTAAGTTTCATCAAGATTAACCACACAGTTACAGTTTCGTCCAATCAAGCCGAAATATATCTTAACGATGGCGAGCATTTTCTGAAAATTGCGGAAACCGGTGTTACGATGGGTAATGTTTTGAAGGATTTATTGATTCAAACACTCAAAATCACAGGCGGCAATCAGATTAAGGCGGCTAAGTTGCTTGGTATCTCAAGAGCGAAGCTGCGGTACAGAATTGAGCAGCTTGGCATCAATATTTCGGGCAAAGAAATAAAATAG
- a CDS encoding ATP-dependent Clp protease adaptor ClpS produces MEIKYKTYRFISASNMPSEVEEVVDDVNTDIEQPAKVILFNDEWHTFDEVINQILKAVKCTRDKAELLTLEVHNTGKACVFEGEMSDCLSVSSILEEIALHTQIEF; encoded by the coding sequence ATGGAAATTAAATACAAAACATATAGATTCATTTCGGCTTCAAATATGCCTTCGGAGGTAGAAGAAGTCGTTGATGATGTGAATACGGATATTGAGCAACCCGCGAAAGTAATATTGTTCAATGATGAGTGGCACACTTTTGACGAAGTTATCAACCAGATTTTGAAAGCGGTGAAATGTACGCGTGACAAAGCCGAATTGCTTACACTCGAAGTCCACAATACCGGAAAGGCTTGTGTTTTTGAAGGAGAAATGTCTGATTGTCTTTCGGTAAGTTCAATTCTTGAAGAGATTGCTTTGCATACTCAAATCGAGTTTTGA
- the nuoL gene encoding NADH-quinone oxidoreductase subunit L, which translates to MQELIKFLPLFPLIGFVLIGIFGKKIKNEKLIGGFASLMVGIPFILSIMLFYHLLSTGSQTPEIVHVFTWIATGSLDISVSYQLDQLSVTFALIITGIGFLIHVYSIGYMHGDRSFYRFFSYLNLFIFMMLNLVLASNYLLTFLGWEGVGLASYLLIGFWYDKKFEGVRITWNGDAGMKAFVVNRIGDFGFLIAMFLIFVTFNSLDYVSVSETAAANYDFYMNSAIVTIITLMLFLGCTGKSAQLPLSVWLPDAMAGPTPVSALIHAATMVTAGIFLVARNSVLFSLSESTMMVVAVVGAITALTAASIGLVQNDIKKVLAYSTVSQLGFMFVALGVGAFYIGIFHVMTHAFFKGLLFLAAGSVIHGMHNEQNIKVMGGLKKYMPITSKTFFIGTLAIAGIPFFSGFMSKDEILWYAWSSHLGGWWLWAILAIAALFTAFYMFRLYYLTFTGNERFDHKHIHPHESPKTMTFALIALAILSAFGGFLNLPPALAPWSHADPLLKSWLKPIFADANMIMGKHAHGIEPMMYILMAIATSIGLFMWYVARKWYSDPQWSAPRSIAVSMKGIHRLLFNKYKLDEFYYATIIDPIYSMSKSFFWRFTDIKIIDGLINGSAKFVEQFGERIRLMQSGIAQNYAILMMVGIISIISWLMFN; encoded by the coding sequence ATGCAAGAATTGATAAAGTTTTTACCTCTGTTTCCACTAATAGGGTTCGTATTAATAGGCATTTTTGGAAAAAAAATCAAAAATGAGAAGTTAATAGGTGGATTTGCCTCGTTAATGGTTGGCATCCCGTTCATCCTATCAATAATGTTGTTCTATCACTTATTGAGCACCGGTAGCCAAACTCCCGAGATTGTTCATGTTTTCACATGGATAGCTACGGGTTCTTTGGATATAAGCGTGTCTTACCAATTAGACCAACTTTCCGTGACGTTTGCTTTAATCATCACCGGAATTGGCTTCTTGATACATGTTTATTCGATAGGATACATGCACGGGGACAGAAGTTTCTACAGATTTTTCTCTTATTTGAATTTGTTTATTTTCATGATGCTCAACCTTGTTTTGGCAAGCAATTATTTGCTTACATTCCTTGGTTGGGAAGGCGTTGGCTTGGCATCATACCTTTTAATCGGCTTTTGGTACGACAAAAAGTTTGAAGGTGTCAGAATCACTTGGAATGGCGATGCCGGAATGAAGGCATTCGTAGTAAATAGAATTGGTGACTTTGGTTTCCTAATCGCAATGTTTTTGATTTTCGTTACATTCAACAGTTTGGATTATGTTTCAGTAAGCGAGACTGCGGCTGCAAATTACGATTTCTATATGAATTCGGCAATCGTAACGATTATCACTCTGATGTTGTTTTTGGGTTGCACAGGTAAATCGGCACAATTGCCACTATCGGTTTGGCTCCCTGATGCGATGGCTGGTCCAACACCGGTCTCAGCACTTATCCATGCCGCAACGATGGTCACAGCAGGTATATTCTTAGTAGCGCGAAACTCCGTTCTGTTTTCGCTTTCCGAAAGTACAATGATGGTAGTTGCTGTAGTTGGTGCAATCACTGCATTGACGGCTGCTTCGATAGGTCTTGTCCAAAATGACATTAAGAAAGTTTTGGCATATTCCACCGTCTCCCAATTAGGATTTATGTTTGTTGCACTCGGTGTTGGAGCATTCTACATCGGTATATTTCACGTTATGACTCATGCCTTTTTCAAAGGCTTATTGTTCTTGGCTGCAGGTAGTGTTATACACGGGATGCACAACGAGCAAAATATCAAGGTAATGGGCGGATTGAAAAAATATATGCCAATAACGAGCAAAACATTCTTCATCGGTACATTGGCGATAGCAGGGATTCCATTCTTTAGCGGATTTATGTCCAAAGACGAAATTTTGTGGTATGCTTGGTCATCACATCTTGGTGGATGGTGGCTTTGGGCTATTTTAGCAATTGCAGCATTATTCACAGCGTTCTACATGTTCAGATTGTATTATCTGACGTTCACCGGAAATGAAAGATTTGACCACAAACACATTCATCCACACGAATCACCAAAGACGATGACATTTGCATTGATAGCATTGGCGATACTTTCGGCATTCGGCGGATTTTTGAATTTGCCTCCGGCATTAGCACCATGGTCTCATGCAGACCCATTGCTCAAAAGCTGGTTAAAGCCAATCTTTGCGGATGCAAATATGATAATGGGCAAACATGCTCACGGTATCGAACCTATGATGTACATTCTGATGGCGATTGCCACTTCAATTGGTCTCTTCATGTGGTACGTGGCTCGTAAATGGTATTCAGACCCGCAATGGAGCGCCCCGAGAAGTATTGCTGTTAGCATGAAAGGCATACACAGATTGCTTTTCAATAAATATAAATTAGATGAATTTTATTATGCAACTATAATTGACCCTATATACTCAATGTCCAAGAGTTTCTTTTGGAGATTTACCGATATTAAAATCATAGATGGTCTGATTAACGGAAGTGCTAAATTCGTAGAACAATTTGGCGAAAGAATAAGACTAATGCAATCAGGCATAGCTCAGAATTACGCTATTTTGATGATGGTCGGGATTATCTCGATTATCTCGTGGCTCATGTTTAATTAA